One segment of Streptomyces sp. NBC_01463 DNA contains the following:
- a CDS encoding YggT family protein: MGVAQSVVYIALMCFLIVLIFRLVMDYVFQFARSWQPGKPMVVVLEATYTVTDPPLKLLRRFIPPLRLGGVALDLSFFVLMIIVSILISIVTRL; the protein is encoded by the coding sequence ATGGGCGTCGCACAAAGTGTTGTCTACATCGCGTTGATGTGTTTCCTCATCGTGCTGATCTTCCGGCTGGTCATGGACTACGTCTTCCAGTTCGCACGTTCATGGCAGCCGGGCAAGCCGATGGTGGTCGTCCTTGAGGCCACTTACACGGTCACCGATCCACCGCTCAAGCTCCTGCGGCGGTTCATTCCGCCGCTGCGTCTCGGGGGCGTGGCACTCGACCTGTCCTTCTTCGTTCTGATGATCATCGTTTCCATCCTGATCAGCATCGTGACCAGGCTGTGA
- a CDS encoding DivIVA domain-containing protein: MPLTPEDVRNKQFTTVRLREGYDEDEVDAFLDEVESELTRLLRENEDLRAKLAAATRAAAQNQQQQGMRKPPEQQDRPGAPVPAAISGPPVQQQPPQMGPPQLPGGAPQLPAGPSGHGPQGPHGPGPQGPHGPGPMQGGPMGGPMGGHNPQQQQMQQMQQMQQPPQMQQQGPGGDSAARVLSLAQQTADQAIAEARSEANKIVGEARSRAEGLERDARAKADALERDAQEKHRVAMGSLESARATLERKVEDLRGFEREYRTRLKSYLESQLRQLETQADDSLAPPRTPAAASLPPSPSLAPAGAGAMGHTMGGNHGGHGNQQMGGNPSMGGGPSYGGQQQMSPAMTQPMAPVRPQAPQPMQQAPSPMRGFLIDEDDN; the protein is encoded by the coding sequence ATGCCGCTGACCCCCGAGGACGTGCGGAACAAGCAGTTCACGACGGTCCGCCTTCGAGAAGGCTACGACGAGGACGAGGTCGATGCCTTCCTCGACGAGGTCGAGTCCGAGCTGACCCGCCTGCTCCGTGAGAACGAGGACCTGCGCGCCAAGCTGGCCGCCGCCACGCGTGCCGCCGCGCAGAACCAGCAGCAGCAGGGCATGCGCAAGCCGCCCGAGCAGCAGGATCGCCCCGGTGCGCCCGTGCCCGCCGCCATATCTGGTCCGCCGGTCCAGCAGCAGCCCCCGCAGATGGGTCCGCCCCAGCTGCCCGGTGGTGCTCCGCAGCTGCCCGCCGGTCCCAGCGGCCACGGCCCCCAGGGTCCGCACGGCCCCGGTCCGCAGGGCCCGCACGGCCCCGGCCCGATGCAGGGTGGCCCGATGGGCGGCCCCATGGGCGGTCACAACCCCCAGCAGCAGCAGATGCAGCAGATGCAGCAGATGCAGCAGCCGCCGCAGATGCAGCAGCAGGGCCCCGGTGGCGACAGCGCCGCCCGTGTCCTGTCCCTGGCGCAGCAGACCGCCGACCAGGCGATCGCGGAGGCCCGTTCCGAGGCCAACAAGATCGTCGGCGAGGCGCGCAGCCGTGCCGAGGGCCTGGAGCGCGACGCGCGCGCCAAGGCTGACGCCCTGGAGCGGGACGCGCAGGAGAAGCACCGCGTGGCGATGGGCTCGCTGGAGTCGGCCCGCGCGACGCTGGAGCGCAAGGTCGAGGACCTGCGTGGCTTCGAGCGCGAGTACCGGACCCGTCTGAAGTCCTACCTGGAGAGCCAGCTGCGTCAGCTGGAGACCCAGGCCGACGACTCGCTGGCTCCGCCGCGGACGCCGGCTGCCGCCTCGCTGCCGCCGTCGCCCTCGCTGGCCCCGGCCGGTGCCGGTGCGATGGGTCACACCATGGGTGGCAACCACGGCGGTCACGGCAACCAGCAGATGGGCGGCAACCCGTCCATGGGCGGTGGCCCCTCCTACGGTGGCCAGCAGCAGATGTCGCCCGCGATGACGCAGCCGATGGCACCGGTGCGGCCGCAGGCGCCGCAGCCGATGCAGCAGGCGCCTTCGCCGATGCGCGGGTTCCTGATCGACGAGGACGACAACTGA
- the ftsW gene encoding putative lipid II flippase FtsW, with amino-acid sequence MPAEESSAARGRDRSRATSAISRALRPPLLAAAGAPLPAGLALRVRPAAASRRPPAARSRTSGSPRSPRGGGARRLYEQARRAWDRPLTAYYLILGAGLLITVLGLVMVYSASMIKALELDKPGTYFFRKQFLAAVIGAGLMAMAARMPVKLHRALSYPLLMGAVFLMVLVQVPGIGMSVNGNRNWLYLGGPFQLQPSEFGKLALVLWGADLLARKQDKRLLNQWKHMLVPLVPVTFMLLGLIMLGGDMGTAIILTAILFGLLWLAGAPTRLFAGVLAAAGLIAFLLIKTSPNRMSRLDCMGASEPGPGGSCWQAVHGIYALASGGWFGSGLGASVEKWGQLPEPHTDFIFAITGEELGLAGTLSVLALFAALGYAGIRVAGRTEDPFVRYAAGGVTTWITAQAVINIGAVLGLLPIAGVPLPLFSYGGSALLPTMFAVGLLIAFARADPAAKAALAMRRPGVRWKTMRRRVKKRPSGER; translated from the coding sequence ATGCCGGCCGAAGAGAGCTCTGCCGCACGCGGCAGGGACCGCTCACGGGCGACCTCGGCGATCAGCCGGGCGCTCCGTCCACCCCTCCTGGCGGCCGCGGGCGCACCGCTCCCCGCCGGACTCGCCCTGCGCGTCCGGCCGGCCGCCGCCTCCAGGCGGCCCCCGGCGGCCCGCTCCAGGACCTCCGGCAGCCCCCGTTCCCCCCGGGGCGGAGGCGCGCGGCGGCTGTACGAGCAGGCACGCCGGGCCTGGGACCGCCCGCTGACGGCGTACTACCTGATCCTGGGCGCCGGGCTGCTGATCACCGTGCTCGGGCTCGTGATGGTCTACTCCGCCTCGATGATCAAGGCGCTGGAGCTCGACAAGCCGGGCACGTACTTCTTCCGCAAGCAGTTCCTCGCCGCCGTCATCGGCGCCGGACTGATGGCCATGGCCGCCCGGATGCCCGTCAAGCTGCACCGGGCGCTGTCCTACCCGCTGCTGATGGGCGCCGTCTTCCTGATGGTGCTGGTCCAGGTGCCGGGGATAGGGATGTCGGTCAACGGCAACCGGAACTGGCTCTACCTCGGCGGCCCCTTCCAGCTCCAGCCCAGTGAGTTCGGCAAGCTGGCCCTCGTCCTGTGGGGGGCCGACCTGCTCGCCCGCAAACAGGACAAGCGGCTGCTGAACCAGTGGAAGCACATGCTGGTGCCGCTGGTCCCGGTCACGTTCATGCTGCTCGGGCTGATCATGCTCGGCGGTGACATGGGCACTGCGATCATTCTCACTGCGATCCTTTTCGGACTGCTCTGGCTGGCCGGAGCGCCCACCCGGCTGTTCGCCGGCGTGCTCGCCGCCGCCGGCCTGATCGCCTTCCTGCTGATCAAGACCAGTCCGAACCGGATGTCCCGGCTGGACTGCATGGGAGCCAGCGAACCGGGCCCGGGCGGCTCGTGCTGGCAGGCCGTGCACGGCATCTACGCGCTGGCGTCCGGCGGATGGTTCGGATCCGGGCTCGGTGCAAGCGTGGAGAAATGGGGCCAACTCCCCGAACCTCACACCGACTTCATCTTCGCCATCACCGGGGAGGAACTGGGGTTGGCGGGGACGCTGTCGGTACTCGCCCTCTTCGCGGCTCTAGGCTATGCGGGTATCCGCGTGGCCGGACGCACGGAGGACCCCTTCGTGAGGTACGCAGCGGGAGGTGTGACCACCTGGATCACGGCCCAGGCCGTGATCAACATCGGTGCGGTGCTCGGCCTGCTGCCGATCGCCGGTGTCCCGCTTCCGCTGTTCTCCTACGGGGGTTCGGCCCTGCTGCCGACCATGTTCGCTGTCGGGCTGCTGATCGCGTTCGCGCGAGCGGATCCCGCCGCGAAGGCGGCCCTGGCCATGCGGAGGCCCGGGGTGAGATGGAAGACGATGAGACGGCGCGTCAAGAAGCGTCCGTCCGGAGAGCGGTGA
- a CDS encoding FtsQ-type POTRA domain-containing protein, protein MAGPTTAQRGAGQQEDTPDRPPSEQRRRMSRRTLLIVIAAAVLLLGSGAVWALYGSSWLRTEQVRITGVDVLTPAEVENAAAVPMGAPLVSVDTGAIAGRLRQKLPRIDSVDVVRSWPHGIGLKVTERKPVLLVKKGAKFIEVDAKGVRFATVDKVPGRVPLLELTPGRSASLRRFGSDRLVREAVRVAGGLPVGIAKDTQVVRVTSYDAVSLELTGDRTVIWGSSEEGAVKAKVLTALMKAAPKAGHFDVSAPTAPAVSGS, encoded by the coding sequence GTGGCCGGACCGACGACCGCCCAGCGCGGTGCAGGGCAGCAGGAGGACACCCCGGACCGCCCGCCGAGCGAACAGCGGCGCCGGATGTCCCGGCGCACCCTGCTGATCGTGATCGCCGCGGCCGTGCTGCTGCTCGGCTCCGGCGCCGTCTGGGCGCTCTACGGCTCCTCCTGGCTCCGCACCGAACAGGTCCGGATCACCGGGGTCGACGTACTGACACCGGCCGAGGTGGAGAACGCGGCGGCGGTGCCGATGGGCGCTCCGCTCGTCTCCGTGGACACCGGCGCCATCGCCGGCAGATTGCGCCAGAAGTTGCCTCGTATCGACTCGGTGGATGTCGTACGGTCATGGCCGCACGGCATCGGACTTAAAGTGACCGAACGAAAGCCGGTCCTGTTGGTGAAAAAGGGCGCAAAGTTCATTGAAGTGGACGCCAAAGGCGTGCGCTTCGCCACGGTGGACAAGGTGCCCGGGCGCGTACCCCTGCTGGAACTGACCCCTGGTCGGTCCGCGAGCCTGCGCCGATTCGGCAGTGACCGGCTGGTGCGGGAAGCGGTCCGGGTCGCGGGCGGTCTTCCGGTCGGGATCGCCAAGGACACCCAGGTCGTGCGGGTCACCTCGTACGATGCGGTCTCCCTGGAACTCACCGGGGACCGCACGGTGATCTGGGGGAGCAGCGAAGAAGGTGCGGTGAAGGCGAAAGTCCTCACCGCACTCATGAAAGCCGCTCCCAAAGCGGGACACTTCGACGTGAGTGCACCCACCGCACCCGCGGTGTCGGGCAGTTGA
- the sepF gene encoding cell division protein SepF yields the protein MAGAMRKMAVYLGLVEDDGYDGPGFDPDDEFEPEPEPERDRRRHQPAHQVERDRERDEPVRVVQPPAQREPVQIPAERERPARIAPVASITPERPNMEKNAPVIMPKVVSEREPYRITTLHPRTYNEARTIGEHFREGTPVIMNLTEMDDTDAKRLVDFAAGLVFGLHGSIERVTQKVFLLSPANVDVTAEDKARIAEGGFFNQS from the coding sequence ATGGCCGGCGCGATGCGCAAGATGGCGGTCTACCTCGGCCTCGTGGAGGACGATGGGTACGACGGTCCGGGGTTCGACCCCGACGACGAATTCGAACCCGAGCCGGAGCCCGAGCGCGACCGGCGCCGGCACCAGCCCGCGCATCAGGTGGAGCGTGACCGGGAGCGGGACGAACCGGTACGAGTGGTACAGCCTCCGGCGCAGCGGGAGCCGGTTCAGATCCCGGCGGAAAGAGAGCGACCCGCCCGGATCGCCCCCGTGGCATCCATCACACCTGAACGTCCGAACATGGAGAAGAACGCACCGGTGATCATGCCCAAGGTCGTGTCCGAGCGGGAGCCGTACCGCATCACCACGCTGCACCCCAGGACCTACAACGAGGCCCGTACCATCGGGGAACACTTCCGTGAGGGCACTCCGGTGATCATGAATCTCACGGAGATGGACGATACGGACGCAAAGCGACTTGTCGACTTTGCCGCGGGACTTGTCTTCGGTCTCCATGGCAGCATTGAGCGAGTGACGCAGAAGGTGTTCCTGTTGTCGCCTGCTAACGTCGATGTCACGGCGGAGGACAAGGCCCGCATCGCAGAGGGCGGATTCTTCAACCAGAGCTGA
- the murG gene encoding undecaprenyldiphospho-muramoylpentapeptide beta-N-acetylglucosaminyltransferase — MHVVLAGGGTAGHIEPALALADALRRQDPSVGITALGTERGLETRLVPERGYELALIPAVPLPRKPTPELITVPGRLRGTIKAAEQILERTKADCVVGFGGYVALPGYLAAKRAGVPIVVHEANARPGLANKIGSRYAHGVAVSTPDSKLRGARYIGIPLRRTIATLDRARVRPEARAAFGLDPNLPTLLVSGGSQGARHLNEVVQRVAPLLQRSGIQILHVVGPKNEMPRVDNMPGMPPYIPVPYVDRMDLAYAAADMMLCRAGAMTVAELSAVGLPAAYVPLPIGNGEQRLNAQPVVNAGGGLLVDDAALTPEWVQGNVLPVLSDPHRLYEMSRAAAEFGRRDADDLLVGMVYEAIAARRGA, encoded by the coding sequence GTGCATGTCGTACTCGCCGGTGGGGGGACCGCCGGCCACATCGAGCCCGCGCTTGCCCTCGCGGACGCCCTGCGCAGGCAGGACCCGAGCGTGGGAATCACCGCTCTCGGCACGGAGCGCGGACTCGAGACCAGGCTCGTACCCGAGCGGGGGTACGAACTCGCCCTGATCCCGGCCGTGCCGCTGCCGCGCAAGCCCACCCCTGAGCTCATCACCGTGCCGGGCCGGCTGCGCGGCACCATCAAGGCGGCCGAGCAGATCCTGGAGCGCACCAAGGCGGACTGCGTGGTCGGCTTCGGCGGCTACGTGGCCCTGCCCGGCTACCTCGCCGCCAAGCGCGCCGGAGTGCCGATCGTGGTGCACGAGGCCAATGCCCGGCCGGGCCTGGCCAACAAGATCGGTTCGCGGTACGCGCACGGGGTCGCCGTCTCCACCCCCGACAGCAAGCTGCGCGGTGCCCGCTACATCGGCATCCCGCTGCGCCGCACCATCGCCACCCTGGACCGGGCCCGGGTCCGCCCCGAGGCGCGTGCCGCCTTCGGGCTCGACCCCAACCTGCCGACGCTGCTGGTCTCCGGCGGCTCGCAGGGCGCCCGCCACCTCAACGAGGTGGTCCAGCGGGTGGCGCCGCTGCTGCAGCGCTCCGGGATCCAGATCCTGCACGTGGTCGGCCCGAAGAACGAAATGCCGCGCGTGGACAACATGCCCGGGATGCCGCCGTACATCCCGGTACCGTACGTGGACCGGATGGATCTCGCGTACGCGGCGGCCGACATGATGCTCTGCCGTGCGGGCGCGATGACCGTCGCCGAACTCTCCGCCGTCGGGCTGCCCGCCGCCTACGTCCCGCTGCCGATCGGCAACGGCGAACAGCGGCTCAACGCCCAGCCGGTGGTCAACGCCGGCGGCGGTCTGCTGGTGGACGACGCGGCGCTCACCCCCGAGTGGGTGCAGGGCAACGTCCTTCCGGTGCTGTCGGATCCGCACCGGCTGTACGAAATGTCCCGCGCCGCCGCCGAGTTCGGCCGCCGGGACGCCGACGATCTGCTGGTCGGCATGGTGTACGAGGCGATTGCCGCACGCCGAGGCGCGTGA
- a CDS encoding YggS family pyridoxal phosphate-dependent enzyme translates to MTDRKEQLSANLAHVEERISSACAAVGRDREEVTLIVVTKTYPASDVRILHELGVRHVAENRDQDAAPKAADCADLSLTWHFVGQLQTNKVRSVASYADVVQSVDRTKLVTALSAAAGRGGRELGCLIQVALDAESGERGERGGVAPDGIEELADAVASAPGLRLDGLMTVAPLAGPFAGRQRAAFDRLMEFSSRLRGNHPAANMVSAGMSADLEDAVAAGATHVRVGTAVLGVRPGLG, encoded by the coding sequence ATGACGGACCGTAAGGAACAACTCTCCGCGAATCTGGCGCACGTGGAGGAACGGATCTCCTCCGCCTGCGCCGCGGTCGGTCGCGATCGGGAAGAAGTGACCCTCATCGTGGTCACCAAGACCTACCCCGCGAGCGATGTGCGGATCCTGCACGAACTCGGTGTGCGCCATGTCGCGGAGAATCGTGACCAGGACGCCGCCCCCAAAGCCGCCGATTGTGCGGATCTGTCCCTCACATGGCACTTTGTCGGTCAGTTGCAGACGAACAAGGTGCGATCTGTGGCGAGTTATGCCGATGTCGTGCAGTCGGTGGACCGTACGAAGCTGGTGACCGCGCTCTCGGCCGCGGCCGGCCGCGGCGGCCGTGAACTCGGGTGTCTCATCCAGGTCGCGCTCGACGCGGAGAGCGGAGAGCGGGGGGAGCGCGGCGGTGTCGCCCCCGACGGGATCGAGGAGTTGGCCGACGCGGTCGCGTCCGCACCCGGACTGCGGCTCGACGGTCTGATGACCGTCGCCCCGCTGGCCGGACCGTTCGCCGGAAGGCAACGGGCGGCGTTCGACCGGCTGATGGAATTCTCATCCCGGCTGCGCGGGAACCATCCGGCTGCGAACATGGTCTCTGCAGGGATGAGTGCGGACCTCGAGGACGCGGTTGCGGCCGGAGCGACACATGTGCGCGTCGGTACTGCGGTACTCGGAGTCCGACCCGGGCTCGGGTAA
- the pgeF gene encoding peptidoglycan editing factor PgeF translates to MSHEDSVPSDGGAHFSFTDRWGGVSAAPYAELNLGGAVGDDAAAVLANRERAARARGLDPAQVVWMNQVHGRDVAVVEGPWGDAREIPAVDAVVTARRGLPLAVLTADCTPVLLADPVAGIVAAAHAGRPGLVAGVVPAVIGAMVELGAEASRIVARTGPAVCGRCYEVPAEMRDEVAAVVPASWSETSWGTPAVDVTAGVHAQLADLGVTDRHRSSVCTIESGDHFSYRRDRTTGRLAGYVWLDG, encoded by the coding sequence GTGAGCCATGAGGATTCTGTTCCTTCGGACGGCGGCGCTCATTTCTCCTTCACCGACAGGTGGGGAGGGGTGAGCGCCGCTCCGTACGCGGAGCTCAACCTCGGCGGCGCGGTCGGCGACGACGCCGCCGCCGTTCTCGCCAACCGGGAGCGGGCCGCACGGGCCCGCGGACTCGATCCGGCACAGGTCGTCTGGATGAACCAGGTGCACGGCCGGGATGTCGCCGTGGTCGAAGGACCCTGGGGTGACGCCCGCGAGATTCCCGCCGTGGACGCGGTGGTGACCGCGCGACGCGGACTCCCGCTCGCGGTTCTCACCGCCGACTGCACTCCCGTACTGCTCGCCGACCCGGTCGCCGGGATCGTCGCAGCAGCACACGCGGGCCGGCCCGGACTGGTCGCCGGAGTGGTGCCCGCAGTGATCGGGGCCATGGTGGAGCTCGGCGCCGAGGCCTCGCGGATCGTCGCCCGCACCGGACCGGCCGTCTGCGGCCGGTGCTACGAGGTGCCGGCCGAGATGCGGGACGAGGTCGCGGCCGTCGTCCCCGCCTCGTGGTCCGAGACCAGCTGGGGAACGCCGGCGGTCGACGTCACCGCCGGAGTCCACGCGCAGCTGGCGGACCTCGGGGTCACCGACCGGCACAGGTCGTCCGTCTGCACCATCGAATCGGGCGACCACTTCTCGTACCGACGCGACCGCACCACCGGGCGGCTCGCTGGATATGTCTGGCTGGACGGATAG
- the ftsZ gene encoding cell division protein FtsZ, producing the protein MAAPQNYLAVIKVIGVGGGGVNAINRMIEVGLKGVEFIAINTDAQALLMSDADVKLDVGRELTRGLGAGANPAVGRKAAEDHREEIEEVLKGADMVFVTAGEGGGTGTGGAPVVANIARSLGALTIGVVTRPFTFEGRRRANQAEDGIAELREEVDTLIVIPNDRLLSISDRQVSVLDAFKSADQVLLSGVQGITDLITTPGLINLDFADVKSVMSEAGSALMGIGSARGDDRAVAAAEMAISSPLLEASIDGARGVLLSISGGSDLGLFEINEAAQLVSEAAHPEANIIFGAVIDDALGDEVRVTVIAAGFDGGQPPARRENVLGANSTKREEPATPARAAEPARQTGGLGSVPPREEPPVQSEPVPAAHESHLPPVTPPHVPPARPYQDSQAEELDVPDFLK; encoded by the coding sequence GTGGCAGCACCGCAGAACTACCTCGCAGTCATCAAGGTCATCGGTGTCGGCGGCGGTGGTGTCAATGCCATCAACCGAATGATCGAGGTCGGTCTCAAGGGCGTCGAGTTCATCGCGATCAACACGGATGCGCAAGCCCTGTTGATGAGCGACGCCGACGTCAAGCTCGACGTCGGCCGTGAACTCACCCGTGGCCTCGGCGCCGGGGCGAACCCGGCCGTCGGTCGCAAGGCGGCAGAGGACCACCGTGAGGAGATCGAGGAGGTCCTCAAGGGGGCCGACATGGTCTTCGTCACCGCAGGCGAGGGTGGTGGCACCGGAACCGGTGGCGCACCCGTCGTCGCCAACATCGCGCGCTCGCTCGGCGCCCTGACGATCGGCGTGGTCACCCGCCCGTTCACCTTCGAGGGCCGGCGTCGCGCGAACCAGGCGGAGGACGGCATCGCCGAACTCCGCGAAGAGGTCGACACCCTCATCGTCATTCCCAATGACCGGCTGCTGTCCATCTCGGACCGTCAGGTCAGCGTGCTCGACGCGTTCAAGTCGGCCGACCAGGTGCTGCTCTCGGGTGTCCAGGGCATCACCGACCTCATCACCACCCCGGGTCTGATCAACCTCGACTTCGCCGACGTCAAGTCGGTCATGTCCGAGGCCGGATCGGCGCTCATGGGCATCGGCTCGGCGCGCGGCGACGACCGCGCGGTGGCCGCCGCGGAGATGGCGATCTCCTCGCCGCTCCTGGAGGCGTCCATCGACGGCGCCCGCGGTGTCCTGCTCTCCATCTCCGGCGGCAGCGACCTCGGTCTCTTCGAGATCAACGAGGCCGCCCAGCTGGTGAGCGAGGCGGCGCACCCCGAGGCCAACATCATCTTCGGTGCGGTCATCGACGACGCACTGGGCGACGAGGTGCGGGTCACCGTGATCGCGGCGGGCTTCGACGGCGGACAGCCGCCGGCCCGGCGGGAGAACGTCCTGGGTGCGAACTCCACCAAGCGCGAGGAGCCGGCGACGCCGGCCCGGGCCGCCGAGCCCGCGCGCCAGACGGGCGGACTGGGCTCGGTGCCCCCGCGCGAGGAGCCGCCGGTCCAGTCGGAGCCGGTGCCGGCCGCTCATGAGAGCCACCTTCCCCCGGTCACCCCGCCGCACGTCCCGCCGGCCCGTCCCTACCAGGACTCCCAGGCCGAAGAGCTGGACGTTCCGGACTTCTTGAAGTGA